A genomic region of Paenibacillus sp. PL2-23 contains the following coding sequences:
- the phnE gene encoding phosphonate ABC transporter, permease protein PhnE: protein MNHIETQLLAAPRNRLYLSTIAVIVAILFLWSFTAVNFSNMNQNGLTIAQNIIYGITHPDPALLFNVTKQSVLYLLVETLAIAFLGTLVGAVLAVPLAFLAASNIVPRPVSWLTRLLLITIRTIPALVYGLMFIRVTGPGPFAGVLTVGLTSIGMLAKLYVDAIEELDTRVLESMTSIGCTTFEKIRFGIVPQLLSIFSSVMIYRFDMNMREASILGLVGAGGIGAPLIFAMRSYKWDQVGSILIGLVVLILIIEFLSNKLRAKLVRG, encoded by the coding sequence ATGAATCACATTGAAACTCAACTGCTGGCCGCTCCCCGGAATCGCCTCTATCTATCGACCATTGCCGTCATTGTGGCGATCCTGTTCCTGTGGTCGTTCACAGCGGTCAACTTCAGCAATATGAATCAGAACGGCCTCACCATTGCCCAAAATATTATTTACGGCATCACGCATCCCGATCCCGCTCTCCTGTTCAACGTCACGAAGCAAAGCGTGCTGTACCTATTGGTGGAGACGCTTGCCATCGCCTTCCTCGGAACGTTGGTCGGTGCTGTTCTCGCTGTGCCGCTCGCCTTCCTGGCCGCATCCAACATTGTGCCGAGACCGGTGTCCTGGCTGACGCGACTGCTGCTTATTACGATTCGTACCATTCCGGCGCTGGTGTACGGCTTGATGTTTATCCGTGTGACGGGCCCCGGACCATTCGCCGGTGTGCTGACGGTGGGATTAACCTCGATCGGCATGCTCGCCAAGCTGTATGTCGACGCGATAGAGGAGCTGGATACGCGCGTGCTGGAGTCCATGACGTCAATTGGCTGCACGACCTTCGAGAAGATCCGCTTCGGTATCGTGCCGCAGCTGTTATCCATCTTCTCCTCCGTTATGATCTATCGCTTCGATATGAACATGCGCGAGGCTTCCATTCTGGGGCTCGTTGGGGCAGGGGGCATCGGCGCGCCGCTGATCTTCGCCATGAGGAGCTACAAGTGGGATCAGGTAGGCTCCATTCTGATCGGACTGGTTGTGCTTATTCTTATTATCGAGTTCCTCTCGAACAAGCTTCGCGCGAAGCTGGTGAGAGGGTAG
- a CDS encoding NUDIX domain-containing protein: MRLIQQLIHQAVPDLNGRTFERRSARGIIVDGTKILLIYTERYNDYSFPGGGVAENEDLIVGLHRELAEETGASRTKVLQEFGYIDEYRPHHKPEYDLIHMESYFYVCEVDCDFENVQPEDYEIANGSYPVWIDIAEAIQHNRKVMANQEPSMGFSIARETIVLELVERELLGKASAV; this comes from the coding sequence ATGAGACTGATACAGCAATTGATTCATCAGGCTGTTCCTGATTTGAACGGGCGAACCTTCGAACGAAGATCTGCCCGGGGCATTATTGTGGACGGGACGAAGATTCTGCTCATCTATACCGAACGCTACAACGACTACAGCTTCCCCGGCGGCGGCGTCGCAGAGAATGAAGACCTGATTGTGGGGCTGCACCGAGAGCTGGCCGAGGAGACGGGCGCCAGCCGGACCAAGGTGCTTCAGGAATTCGGGTACATCGACGAGTATCGGCCGCACCACAAGCCGGAATACGATCTGATCCATATGGAGTCCTACTTCTACGTCTGCGAGGTGGATTGCGATTTCGAGAACGTTCAGCCCGAGGACTACGAGATCGCGAACGGCTCCTACCCCGTGTGGATCGACATTGCGGAAGCCATCCAGCATAATCGGAAGGTTATGGCGAACCAGGAGCCGTCGATGGGCTTCTCCATTGCGCGAGAGACCATTGTGCTGGAGCTGGTCGAGCGGGAGCTGCTGGGGAAGGCAAGCGCCGTTTGA
- a CDS encoding glycosyltransferase, which produces MNKNMLAPMLLAMALLIGAAPAASAAAHDESHSAAASEAAAVECVKPNIVKLQSALTKVWVDHAVWTQSYIVSALADLEDQQAVLDRLMKNQQDIGDAIKPYYGEDAGNKLAELLKEHIALAGKVVAAAEAGNQAEFNKANKEWYRNADDIAKFLSGANPNWAMKDLQNMLYVHLQLLTEQTKARLAKDWKGEIAAYDKGVDHLIMLADVLTQGIVKQFPEKF; this is translated from the coding sequence ATGAACAAAAACATGTTGGCGCCAATGCTGCTGGCAATGGCTCTGCTCATCGGAGCGGCTCCAGCGGCGAGCGCCGCTGCGCATGACGAAAGCCACAGTGCCGCAGCCAGCGAAGCTGCCGCGGTGGAATGTGTGAAGCCGAACATCGTGAAGCTGCAAAGCGCTTTGACGAAGGTATGGGTGGATCACGCGGTGTGGACCCAATCGTACATCGTGAGCGCGCTTGCCGACCTGGAGGATCAGCAGGCTGTATTGGACAGGCTGATGAAGAACCAGCAGGACATTGGCGACGCAATCAAGCCGTATTACGGCGAGGACGCTGGCAACAAGCTGGCGGAGCTTCTGAAGGAGCACATCGCTCTGGCAGGCAAGGTCGTCGCGGCGGCAGAGGCTGGCAATCAGGCGGAGTTCAACAAGGCCAACAAGGAGTGGTACCGGAACGCCGATGATATCGCGAAGTTCCTGAGCGGCGCCAACCCGAACTGGGCGATGAAGGACCTGCAGAACATGCTGTATGTTCACCTGCAGCTGCTCACCGAGCAGACCAAGGCCAGACTGGCCAAGGATTGGAAGGGAGAGATCGCCGCATACGACAAGGGTGTGGATCACCTGATCATGCTGGCGGACGTGCTGACGCAGGGGATTGTGAAGCAGTTTCCGGAGAAGTTCTAA
- the phnE gene encoding phosphonate ABC transporter, permease protein PhnE, whose product MYDKLFPPAKLTLPNGKVVLQKRSRLPLIILLLAIGTVVSARFTRFSLELLVTRIHEFFTIIRAMIPPDWGSLADIWPLLLDTIKMSLLGSLIGALLALPVAVSASSNIVQSKLVIVVSKTLLSLLRTLPTLVSALIATFVFGLGPMAGTVAIMLFTISYVGKLLYEQIENVDMGAFEAMESIGMTRIQAFRFAVIPQVLPGYISTSLYCFEGNVRYAAILGYVGAGGIGLLINEGLGWRDYSAVGMIILVLIVTVFIIERVSEHFRKKLI is encoded by the coding sequence ATGTATGATAAGCTGTTCCCTCCGGCCAAGCTGACCCTTCCGAACGGGAAGGTTGTGCTCCAGAAGCGGTCGCGGCTTCCGCTTATTATTCTTCTATTGGCGATAGGCACCGTGGTGTCAGCCAGATTTACGAGGTTTAGCCTGGAGCTTCTGGTGACAAGGATACATGAGTTTTTTACCATTATTCGAGCGATGATCCCTCCGGATTGGGGCAGTCTGGCAGATATTTGGCCGCTGCTGCTGGATACGATCAAGATGTCGCTGCTGGGCTCGCTGATCGGCGCTTTGCTGGCGCTGCCTGTCGCGGTGTCGGCCTCCTCCAATATCGTGCAGTCCAAGCTGGTTATCGTCGTGAGCAAAACCTTGCTCAGCCTGCTCCGGACCTTGCCGACGCTGGTATCGGCGCTCATCGCGACCTTCGTGTTCGGACTTGGACCGATGGCAGGCACCGTGGCGATTATGCTGTTCACCATCTCTTATGTAGGCAAGCTGCTCTATGAGCAGATTGAGAATGTGGACATGGGCGCCTTCGAGGCGATGGAGTCCATCGGCATGACTAGAATTCAGGCGTTCCGCTTCGCTGTCATACCGCAGGTGCTGCCGGGCTATATCTCCACATCGCTGTATTGCTTTGAAGGCAATGTGCGATATGCGGCCATACTGGGTTATGTGGGAGCCGGCGGCATTGGCCTGCTTATTAATGAAGGACTTGGCTGGCGCGATTATTCCGCTGTCGGCATGATTATTCTGGTGCTGATTGTGACCGTCTTCATCATCGAGAGGGTCAGCGAGCATTTCCGCAAAAAGCTCATCTAA
- a CDS encoding response regulator has translation METSCLTAVIVDDELLALDLLEKTIGDTEQLRVIGKFSDAEEALEQIATLRPDVLFLDVEMPELNGMELAATLMDAEHQHNMDIVFVTAFEHYAIHAFTLNAVHYILKPADAESILEVVKRVRQKERNERRLRGSGEVVMLGGMYVRSDGEKPEPLTGKLEELLSLLILNREKGISKWMLMDILWESSSLDKSQQNLHTMVYRLKKTLKNAGLQAHIKCKNNIYTIDLADGHCDVVEFDNITSQELLRSEPDMDRLERAIALYKGELLEDKDYVWCIGLRERYHQVFYEAVMLAADYYIRTEQPDKLTRLQARVELLEEEAGAPYDIRLPGLAVE, from the coding sequence ATGGAGACTTCATGCCTGACAGCGGTAATCGTGGACGATGAGCTTCTGGCTCTGGATCTCTTGGAGAAGACGATTGGCGACACGGAGCAGCTGCGGGTGATCGGCAAATTCTCGGACGCGGAAGAGGCGCTGGAGCAGATTGCGACGCTTCGTCCCGATGTGCTGTTCCTGGATGTGGAGATGCCGGAGCTGAATGGAATGGAGCTGGCAGCGACGTTAATGGATGCTGAGCATCAGCATAATATGGATATTGTATTTGTTACAGCCTTCGAGCATTATGCCATTCACGCGTTCACTCTCAATGCGGTGCATTATATATTGAAGCCTGCGGATGCCGAGTCGATATTGGAAGTGGTTAAGCGGGTGCGCCAGAAGGAACGGAACGAGCGCAGGCTGCGCGGCAGCGGGGAAGTGGTGATGCTCGGCGGCATGTATGTGAGGTCGGACGGGGAGAAGCCGGAGCCGTTGACAGGCAAGCTGGAGGAGCTGTTGTCGCTGCTGATTTTGAACCGGGAGAAGGGGATCAGCAAGTGGATGCTCATGGATATATTGTGGGAAAGCTCCTCTTTGGATAAATCGCAGCAAAATTTGCACACCATGGTCTACCGGTTGAAAAAAACCTTAAAAAATGCCGGGCTGCAGGCCCATATTAAATGCAAAAACAATATATATACGATTGACCTTGCAGACGGCCATTGCGATGTAGTGGAGTTCGATAATATCACGAGCCAAGAATTGTTGAGAAGCGAGCCGGATATGGATCGGCTGGAGCGGGCGATTGCGCTGTATAAGGGCGAATTGCTGGAGGACAAGGACTATGTCTGGTGCATCGGCTTGAGAGAGAGATACCACCAGGTATTCTATGAAGCGGTGATGTTGGCCGCGGATTATTACATACGTACAGAGCAGCCGGATAAGCTTACAAGGTTGCAGGCTCGCGTGGAGCTTCTGGAGGAAGAGGCGGGAGCTCCATATGATATCCGTTTGCCCGGTCTCGCTGTAGAATGA
- the phnC gene encoding phosphonate ABC transporter ATP-binding protein, which yields MIEFIDVVKTYNNGTTALSNINLKIEQGEFVAIIGLSGAGKSTLIRCINRMHDISNGRIIVDNVDVSKLRGQHIRRFRRRIGMIFQSFNLVTRTTVMNNVLVSFVPDLPMWRKLTGVFTREHRVKALEALDKVGILDKAFVRVDQLSGGQQQRVALARTLAQNPDIILADEPIASLDPVTSRIVMDDFKRINKELNISVIMNIHHVEIALEYADRIIGIRKGEVVYDGETSKVTQDILQDIYGGKWEAEQEALKEQMAYV from the coding sequence ATGATTGAATTTATCGATGTAGTGAAGACGTACAACAATGGCACGACGGCACTGAGCAACATCAACCTGAAGATTGAGCAAGGCGAATTCGTGGCGATTATCGGCCTCTCGGGCGCAGGCAAATCGACGCTGATTCGGTGCATTAACCGCATGCATGATATTTCAAACGGCAGAATTATTGTGGACAACGTCGATGTATCCAAGCTGAGAGGCCAGCATATTCGCAGGTTCCGGCGCAGAATCGGCATGATCTTCCAATCGTTCAACCTCGTGACCCGCACGACGGTTATGAATAATGTGCTGGTCTCCTTCGTCCCGGACCTGCCGATGTGGCGCAAGCTCACCGGCGTCTTCACGAGGGAGCATAGAGTGAAAGCGCTGGAGGCGCTTGATAAGGTCGGCATTCTGGACAAGGCGTTCGTACGCGTCGATCAGCTGTCCGGCGGCCAGCAGCAGCGCGTAGCGCTTGCCCGTACGCTTGCGCAGAATCCAGACATTATTCTGGCGGACGAGCCCATCGCCTCGCTGGATCCCGTCACCTCCCGCATCGTCATGGACGACTTCAAGCGAATTAACAAGGAACTGAACATATCGGTCATTATGAATATTCACCACGTCGAGATTGCTCTGGAATACGCGGACCGAATTATCGGCATCCGCAAGGGCGAGGTTGTGTATGACGGTGAGACATCGAAGGTTACGCAGGATATTCTGCAGGACATCTACGGCGGCAAGTGGGAAGCGGAGCAGGAAGCGCTGAAGGAGCAGATGGCTTATGTATGA
- the ald gene encoding alanine dehydrogenase encodes MKIGVPKEIKNHEYRVGMTPGSVLSYVKAGHEVWVERSAGAGIGFTDEQYEQAGARIVETAAEAWSAEMVVKVKEPLAQEYGFFREGLILYTYLHLAPEPALTEALVKGGVTAIAYETIQLDNGSLPLLTPMSEVAGRMSVQIGAHFLEKAHGGKGILLSGVPGVEPAKVAIIGGGIVGTNAAKMAIGLGADVSIVDVNPDRLRQLDDLFQSRVKTMMSSPYSIAEVVERSDLLIGAVLIPGARAPRLVTEEMVRRMAPGSVIVDVAIDQGGSIETIDRITTHDNPTYEKHGVIHYAVANMPGAVARTSTLALTNVTTPYGLQIADKGWSRAALESSAIARGINVAAGQVTYQAVAEAHGHPYTDIRTFFR; translated from the coding sequence ATGAAGATCGGAGTACCGAAGGAGATTAAGAATCACGAGTACCGCGTCGGCATGACGCCAGGCTCCGTGCTGTCATATGTGAAGGCGGGGCATGAGGTATGGGTGGAGCGGAGCGCGGGCGCCGGGATCGGGTTCACGGACGAGCAGTATGAGCAAGCTGGCGCGCGTATTGTAGAGACGGCCGCAGAAGCGTGGTCGGCGGAGATGGTCGTGAAGGTGAAGGAGCCGCTGGCGCAGGAATATGGTTTTTTTCGCGAAGGGCTCATTCTATACACCTACTTGCATCTGGCTCCTGAACCCGCGCTGACCGAGGCGCTGGTGAAGGGCGGGGTGACGGCTATTGCTTACGAGACGATCCAGCTGGATAACGGCAGCCTGCCGCTGCTGACGCCCATGAGCGAGGTTGCAGGGCGCATGTCGGTGCAGATCGGAGCGCACTTCCTGGAGAAAGCACACGGCGGCAAGGGCATTCTGCTGAGCGGCGTGCCAGGTGTAGAGCCCGCGAAGGTGGCGATTATCGGGGGAGGCATCGTGGGGACGAACGCAGCGAAGATGGCGATCGGTCTGGGCGCCGATGTCAGCATCGTCGACGTCAACCCGGACCGGCTTCGCCAGCTTGACGACCTGTTCCAGAGCCGGGTGAAGACGATGATGTCCAGCCCCTACAGCATCGCTGAGGTCGTGGAGCGTTCGGATCTTCTCATCGGAGCGGTGCTTATCCCAGGCGCCCGGGCGCCGCGGCTGGTTACAGAGGAGATGGTGCGTAGAATGGCTCCCGGCTCCGTTATCGTGGACGTCGCGATTGACCAAGGCGGCTCTATCGAGACCATTGACCGGATTACGACACATGACAACCCTACCTACGAGAAGCACGGCGTGATTCATTACGCGGTTGCGAATATGCCGGGCGCCGTAGCAAGAACGTCCACGCTGGCGCTGACGAACGTGACGACGCCATACGGTCTGCAGATTGCGGACAAGGGCTGGAGCCGCGCCGCACTGGAGAGCAGCGCTATAGCCCGCGGCATTAACGTTGCCGCCGGACAGGTCACGTACCAGGCGGTTGCCGAGGCACATGGGCATCCGTATACGGATATCCGCACATTCTTTCGGTAA
- a CDS encoding S-layer homology domain-containing protein has protein sequence MKKIGIPVAIVALSAALFSGCGMNDNNNYGNNNNNNDQNENVGMKSYQNNSGRYRSFNQNEMTDTTDMNGTTDTTGTTDTTEEMEDSRFSDVAEGDWYTSHIQWGSSEGLVEGYPDGSFKPNKALTRAEVIKILNTMAQKGYFNAPAEPDPTPTPAPTEEASPTPTASPEETTAPTATPTPAP, from the coding sequence TTGAAGAAGATCGGGATACCGGTGGCGATTGTCGCGCTTTCGGCAGCCTTATTCTCGGGCTGCGGCATGAATGACAACAACAACTACGGCAATAATAACAACAATAATGATCAGAATGAGAACGTCGGCATGAAATCGTACCAGAACAATTCCGGCAGATACAGGTCCTTCAATCAGAACGAAATGACCGACACAACGGATATGAACGGCACGACGGATACGACGGGCACTACGGATACGACGGAAGAGATGGAGGACAGCCGTTTCTCCGACGTAGCGGAGGGTGACTGGTATACGAGCCATATTCAATGGGGCTCCAGCGAGGGACTCGTAGAGGGCTACCCCGATGGCAGCTTCAAGCCGAACAAGGCGTTAACCCGGGCAGAGGTGATCAAAATATTGAATACAATGGCCCAGAAGGGCTACTTCAACGCCCCTGCTGAGCCAGACCCAACGCCAACTCCGGCTCCAACAGAGGAAGCATCGCCAACACCGACAGCTTCGCCTGAGGAGACGACAGCGCCAACGGCAACGCCAACACCAGCGCCATAA
- a CDS encoding PhnD/SsuA/transferrin family substrate-binding protein — MAAVLTMGLLAGCGGNNGANNGAGNNETAGSGNTPTSTASEAPTEEPGQKIDVLKVSFVPSKDPEQIITTTEPLKELLKNQLATQGITVDKVEIDVGTTYEAVGEALSAGTTDIGLIPGGTYTLYDDGAEVVLTSTRKALSIDSDKAKDWNDNKPTTGLDDKQATYYRSLFLAGPSKKGQELAAKVNNGEELTWEDLNSASWAVMSTSSSAGYIYPTLWLQEKFGKGLTDLAQVTQSDSYGSSFARLAAEQADIIVIYADARRDNEEKWTSEYGAKAPIWEQTNVIAVTNPIYNDTVSVSKKSPIMNDELKAAIQEAFIAIAGTEEGKQVIAIYSHEGYQVAQSSDYDGERQAQELIRSMKK; from the coding sequence ATGGCGGCCGTGCTTACAATGGGATTGCTTGCAGGCTGCGGAGGCAACAACGGGGCGAATAACGGTGCCGGCAATAACGAGACAGCAGGCTCCGGCAACACACCAACATCGACTGCAAGCGAAGCGCCTACCGAAGAGCCGGGCCAGAAGATCGACGTGCTGAAGGTCAGCTTTGTGCCTTCCAAGGACCCTGAGCAAATCATTACAACAACGGAGCCGCTGAAGGAGCTGCTGAAGAACCAGCTGGCTACGCAAGGCATCACAGTAGACAAGGTTGAGATTGACGTAGGCACAACGTACGAAGCAGTTGGCGAAGCGCTTAGCGCAGGCACGACAGACATCGGGCTTATCCCAGGCGGCACATATACGCTGTACGATGACGGCGCTGAGGTTGTCCTGACGTCGACACGCAAAGCGTTGTCCATTGATTCGGACAAAGCCAAGGATTGGAACGACAACAAGCCGACTACCGGCCTGGATGACAAGCAAGCCACTTATTACCGCTCCCTGTTCCTGGCAGGTCCTTCCAAGAAGGGACAAGAGCTGGCTGCCAAAGTGAACAACGGCGAAGAGCTGACTTGGGAAGACCTGAACAGCGCTAGCTGGGCTGTCATGTCGACTTCCTCCTCCGCTGGCTACATCTATCCGACGCTGTGGCTGCAAGAGAAGTTCGGCAAAGGCTTGACGGATCTTGCTCAAGTGACTCAATCGGACTCCTACGGCAGCTCGTTCGCGCGTCTGGCTGCTGAGCAAGCGGACATTATCGTTATTTATGCGGATGCACGCCGTGACAATGAAGAGAAATGGACAAGCGAGTACGGCGCCAAGGCGCCAATCTGGGAGCAGACGAATGTTATTGCTGTCACGAATCCGATCTATAACGATACGGTCAGCGTCAGCAAGAAGTCGCCGATCATGAACGACGAGCTGAAAGCAGCTATTCAAGAAGCGTTTATTGCAATCGCGGGCACGGAGGAAGGCAAGCAGGTCATCGCCATCTACTCCCACGAAGGCTACCAGGTTGCTCAATCGTCCGATTACGACGGCGAGCGCCAAGCTCAGGAATTGATTCGCAGCATGAAAAAATAG
- a CDS encoding histidine kinase, with the protein MPLNRPKLLFLLVSALSLLALTLYYSYVLQETSHPMTQGAIYLSETDFDEEGVIALSGEWEFYWEQLLDPEQFLQGVDGEVRYAKVPGTWLQDLDGNSYGGKGYATYRARIEQIPPDTYFGLKKSNVRSAAKIFVNGELVLQDGLPASTLQAGIAGNKSEVVYFQIEEGTAEIIVQAANHEYIVGGMAKPIIFGKQKVLMQQHQLQLLFEFAMILVVLIIGLFYLLLYVNSRNYRNREPVTLPLALSCICFSMMSSTYSERILHVFFADLSLNFIFRFGHFMSVMSVILVLFVVNKVNPVFLSLRYRRIMGYFYGLFIVLLLFMPLEFYLMSVPIYLVVTVGLFLLIVIRMAVLYLRSQPHDSGLLEQRTLMLSVFGVILYWLDNSLYSFGVKSDMFLSFVATAVYSISLAALLIARHLKYYQQNEDLMVRLIDAFTTLDQTSKEAQRNEVAFLRAQIKPHFLFNALNSIISLCYTNAERAARLLNDLSKYLKLSFTLDPQADVVTISNELELIQTFVAIEKARFGERVHVVYDIDEEALGLRITPLIIEPLVENAIRHGVLKNKGGGKVKLTIRRLERSLCISVEDNGKGLNDRQVDDIQRIQHEQASPQGNGISLKNIQTRLQSVYQVKLNFMADANGTTVYFEIPIEEESPNGDFMPDSGNRGR; encoded by the coding sequence ATGCCATTGAACCGGCCGAAGCTGTTATTTCTGCTCGTTAGTGCGCTGTCGCTCCTTGCATTAACCTTGTACTACAGCTATGTGCTTCAAGAAACGTCACATCCCATGACTCAAGGCGCCATATATTTGTCCGAAACGGATTTTGATGAAGAGGGTGTCATAGCGTTAAGCGGGGAGTGGGAGTTCTATTGGGAGCAGCTGCTGGATCCCGAGCAATTTCTTCAAGGGGTGGATGGAGAAGTCCGTTACGCCAAGGTGCCGGGCACTTGGCTGCAGGATTTGGATGGCAACAGCTATGGGGGCAAGGGCTATGCCACCTACCGGGCAAGGATCGAGCAGATTCCTCCGGATACCTACTTTGGCCTCAAAAAGTCAAATGTAAGGAGCGCCGCCAAAATTTTTGTGAACGGTGAGCTGGTATTGCAGGATGGTCTTCCCGCGAGCACTTTGCAGGCAGGGATCGCCGGCAACAAGTCGGAGGTTGTCTACTTCCAGATCGAAGAGGGGACCGCTGAAATTATCGTTCAAGCAGCTAATCACGAATATATTGTAGGCGGCATGGCGAAGCCAATTATCTTCGGGAAGCAGAAGGTGCTGATGCAGCAGCATCAGCTGCAGCTCCTGTTCGAATTTGCCATGATTCTTGTGGTGCTTATTATCGGGCTGTTCTATTTATTATTGTACGTAAACAGTCGAAATTATAGAAACAGGGAGCCTGTAACTCTGCCTCTGGCGCTGAGCTGTATCTGCTTCAGCATGATGAGCAGCACCTACAGCGAACGAATCCTTCACGTCTTTTTCGCGGACCTGTCCCTCAATTTTATTTTCCGCTTTGGCCATTTCATGTCGGTTATGTCGGTCATATTGGTGCTGTTTGTGGTGAACAAAGTGAATCCCGTGTTTTTGTCGCTGAGGTATCGGAGGATAATGGGTTACTTTTATGGCCTGTTTATCGTACTGCTGCTCTTCATGCCGCTGGAGTTTTATTTGATGTCCGTTCCCATCTACCTCGTTGTAACGGTTGGATTGTTCTTGCTCATCGTTATTCGAATGGCCGTGCTGTACCTTCGCAGCCAGCCGCATGATAGCGGGTTGCTGGAGCAAAGGACCTTAATGCTGTCGGTATTTGGCGTCATTCTCTATTGGTTGGATAACAGCTTATACAGCTTCGGCGTTAAATCCGATATGTTCTTATCCTTTGTGGCGACTGCCGTCTATAGCATTTCACTGGCTGCCCTGCTGATCGCAAGACATCTCAAGTACTACCAGCAGAACGAGGATTTGATGGTGCGGCTGATAGACGCGTTTACGACGCTGGATCAGACCTCGAAGGAAGCGCAGAGAAATGAGGTGGCTTTTTTGCGGGCGCAGATCAAGCCCCACTTCCTGTTTAATGCGCTGAACAGCATCATCAGTCTATGCTATACGAATGCGGAACGGGCGGCTAGACTGCTGAATGATTTGTCCAAATATTTGAAGCTTTCCTTCACGCTGGACCCCCAAGCGGATGTTGTGACCATATCCAATGAGCTGGAGCTGATTCAAACCTTTGTAGCCATTGAGAAGGCAAGGTTCGGCGAACGCGTACACGTCGTCTACGATATTGACGAAGAGGCGCTGGGCCTCAGAATTACGCCGCTTATTATCGAGCCATTAGTGGAGAACGCCATTAGGCACGGGGTGCTGAAGAATAAAGGCGGCGGCAAGGTGAAGCTGACGATCAGGAGGCTGGAGCGGTCGCTGTGTATCTCTGTTGAAGATAACGGCAAGGGACTGAATGACCGGCAGGTGGACGACATTCAGCGGATACAGCACGAGCAAGCGTCCCCTCAAGGCAATGGGATTAGTCTCAAAAACATTCAAACACGCCTGCAAAGCGTGTATCAGGTTAAGCTTAATTTCATGGCGGATGCGAATGGCACCACTGTATATTTCGAAATTCCGATCGAGGAGGAGAGTCCGAATGGAGACTTCATGCCTGACAGCGGTAATCGTGGACGATGA
- a CDS encoding phosphatase PAP2 family protein codes for MESNWDYQLFRAINDAANNESVLGKLLVGAANWGDYFFFFSLLLMFLVHRKAAIFGAITVGLTVVCSRVISLFYYRERPFVTYEDVNQLLPHIHSNSFPSDHAAAAFAIAMMFVLFSKRIGIPFLGFAALVSYSRIWVGKHYPLDVIAGALLGIIISVVIYRRLHRSPMYDRVLGYFSKKSPAEIEEVRETGV; via the coding sequence TTGGAATCAAATTGGGATTACCAGCTCTTCAGAGCCATCAATGATGCGGCGAACAATGAAAGCGTGCTGGGCAAGCTGCTCGTTGGCGCGGCAAATTGGGGTGATTATTTTTTCTTCTTCAGCTTACTGCTGATGTTCCTGGTTCATCGCAAAGCGGCCATCTTCGGAGCCATTACCGTTGGGCTGACGGTCGTGTGCAGCCGCGTAATTTCGTTGTTTTATTACAGGGAGCGGCCGTTTGTCACTTACGAGGATGTGAATCAGCTGCTGCCGCATATCCACAGCAACTCCTTCCCCAGCGATCATGCAGCGGCGGCTTTCGCGATCGCGATGATGTTCGTCCTGTTCTCCAAACGAATCGGCATTCCCTTTCTCGGATTTGCGGCGCTTGTATCGTACTCCCGCATATGGGTGGGCAAGCATTATCCCTTGGATGTGATAGCGGGCGCTCTGTTAGGCATAATCATCTCTGTTGTCATCTATCGCCGATTGCATCGTTCTCCGATGTACGACCGCGTGCTGGGGTACTTCTCCAAGAAGAGCCCAGCAGAGATCGAGGAGGTTCGGGAGACGGGCGTATAA